In the Bacteroidales bacterium genome, ATCGCCGACCCGCATGGGAATAGGATTTCCCTCCTCACCTTCTGAAAGGTAATCGCTAGTCTGGTTGTAGGGTGAATTATGATATACTGCCTGTGAATACGCTGACAGCTGTGCCTCATCCGGCTCGGGTAAAATGCTCAATGTTCCCCGGAACAGTCCTCCGATATACTGTTCTTTGACTTTTTTACCTGCTTTCTGGTATGCCACATCCTCATTTTTTCCCGCAGGGTTGGGACCGAACGGGTTGGGTTTTGAAGTGAGTCCTTTACCATTGGCTACCAGAATGGTTTTACCAATTACCCTTACGCATGTTGGGTACCAGCCGGTTGGAATAAACCCTTTGCTCCGGCTTTTTCCCGGTTCGCTTATTTCAAAAACAGCAAGGCAATTGTTATCGGCATTGGCAGCATATAATGTTTTTCCGTCTTCGCTCAGAGCCAGCCCGTTTGTCGTAGATCCTTCAGGTGCATTCGGAAACAGGGCACAATTGAGGGTTTCAATTACCCTGCGCTCCTTTGTGCTGATCACTGAAACCGTATTGTCATTGGCATTGGCCACGAACAGCAGGTCGCCCTTTTCTGACAGGCAGAGTTCGTTCGGATTGTCGCCCACCGCTACAACTCCGCTGAACTGCATTTTATCCGTGTTAAACATCATCACTTTATTACAACCCCAGCATGAAATATAGAGCATCCGGCGGTCAGGTGAAAGCAGGCATGTATACCCTTCGCCGCCCAGCGGGAAAACGCCTTTAATTTGCCGGGTTGCCATATCAAAAACATAAAGTGAATTATTCTCTTTAGTTACAGTGTAAAGGATTTTACGTGAGTCATCCACTGCAATTCCTGCAATGGAAATTTTCACCGGCCATGGTTTGCCAAAAACGAAGGTATCGGCAGGCACCAGTTTATTGCGGACAATTAAGAACCGGATAATAAAGTTATCATTCCCGCCCGAAGCGTACAAGCTTTTACTGTCAGAAGAGAATACAAGCCCAAGCCATGATTTGTCCATCACCACAGTATCGAGAATTTTCGATGTCGGAACATCTATAAGCTCAACCATCTGGTCACTCTGGCCGTTGTTGGTCACCGCAACGAGTTTCTTCGATGGAGATACAGCTATATTGAGAGGAAGATCTCCTAGAGGAAGCAAATTCCCTACAGGAGTGAGTTTCCAGCCATTTGGAAGTTCAACACGTTTGCTTTCAATCTGGGGAAGTGTTTGGGAAGAAAGTTGAGACCAGCTACAAGCAAGTAACGCCAGGCATAAACTAATAATTCGTGACATGGGTAAGAATAATTGATTTATTATATAAAGATCAGAAAAATCGCAATTAATTAAACAAAACAACCGGTTTAATGCTTAAGACTCTGAAAGGAAGTATTTTTTCAAATTGATAACCAGTGCAATATTTTTTAAAATAATTATGTTTCCGATACGTTTTAATCCTAAATTGCAAGTCTATCCTCCCTGAATCAGCTTCCCTTCATGCATCTTTTTGATGCCCCGAACGTCTTTTATATCAACCAGAATTATTAATACAACATGGGACTTTTTAGTTTTTTAAAAAAGAAAAACCAGGCACCGGCAGATACGGCCAATCCTGCGGATGTACCTGTCAATGGTGATCACAACTCATTGTTGCCCGAACCGGGCTTTCATAACAACGGGGCAAGCATTGATACCGTTTATTCATTCCTTCAATTCGACTATGAGTCGAGGGGATATAACGATGCCCTTACGAATCCGGACGACAGCTATCGCAATGACAATGTAAACCTGCTGAAACAGGATCTTTTTATCCTGTTTGACAAATCGCTTACTTATTATGAGGGACTTCAGAAAGAAGTGGATTTCCATATAACAAGCCGTGAAAGGGCCGGTTTGATCGACCTTGTTGAAGAACTGAAAATCCGTCGTGAAATGGTGAATGATCACCTTTCAAAAGTGAGAACCATGCGTGAAGAAGCTTTGCAGGGCAACGGCCCTGTACAACGCATTACCCTGTCGTACCAGCGGGGATTTATGAGGGGACTTTCAGCCATAACACATACCCATATCCTCCAAAAAAAGTTATAGCTATATGAAGAATCTTTGGCTCAGGACCGGTTGTTATCTTACCGGCCATAATTATGAAATCATAAGCAATTCAAGCGAGGCCAGTTCCAAGACTGTCAAGAAATTTCTTTCTGCTATTCTCATCGTGGGAATCCTCTGGGCCTTTATAGGATACAGTTTCGCCAAACGTTACCTGCACGGGGATATCCTCGTATCTTCGATTGTGGCGCTTATTATGGTAATCATTGTGATCCAGATCGAGAGGCAAATTATCATGTCGGTGGGCCGGAATAAAATGGTTATCCTTTTCCGCGTACTAATAGGAATAGTAATGGCTGTTATCGGCTCGGTCATCATTGATCAAATCATATTCAAAGATGATGTGGAGAAGAATAAAATCAGCAAATTACAGGAAGAGGTGAACGCCATTCTCCCTGTAAAAACCAATGAGCTGGATTACCAGATTAAACAGATCGATTCAGTAATTCTGGTTAAAGAGGCCGAACGGGCTGCCGTGATTGAGGAACTCGCAAAAAAACCGTTTATTAAAAGCGCATCCACAGAAACAAGGCACCTCAGCACGAATTTTACCGACAGAAAAGGGGTCACCCGTGATACAATTGTAAAACGTACGGATTATACGTTAACCGATGTGCCGAACCCGAAAGCTGATCTGCTTCCCGGAATCAATGATCAGATTGATCAACTGAGAAAACAAAAGGTAGAGAAAGAAAACAGCAAGATCAATATCCGGCAGGAAATTGAGGCCGATCTTAAATCGAAAACCGGTTTTCTGGATGAACTCCAGGTGTTGTTTAACCTGCTGCTTTCATCTCCTATCGCACTTTTTGTCTGGATCATGTTTTTTCTTTTCTTTATGTCGCTTGAAATCCTTGTGCTTGTCAACAAATTCGGTGAAGGGCATAATGATTACGACAAGATCATTTCGCACCAGATGGAAACACGGATCAGCATGCTGGATAAAATAGGGAAATAACAGGAAATCAGCTCCGCATCATGATTGAATTCTGAAATTATATTAATTTCGGTTGTTAAAATGATTCAGTATGTCGGGGGAAGCGAATTTTTCACGGCTCATCAAATCCATGAAGCCTGTATTGAACGAGGGCGAATATGTATTTTGTTCTTTCAGTGACGCAAGCCAGGTTGATCTGAAAGAAGTGATTTGTATTTTCAGGGAAAAAGAAGGTTTTTCGGTCATTTTCCCTAAAACCCTTGCCGACGAAAAAAAATACCCCTATACATTCGTTTCCTCCTGGATCACACTCACCATACATTCTTCGCTTGAAGCAGTAGGCCTTACGGCAGCTGTTTCAAGGGCCCTGGCAGAAAACAACCTGAGCTGTAATGTCGTCGCCGGCTACCACCACGATCACGTATTTGTGGCACGGCGGGATACGGAAAGAGCGATGAGGATTTTGATGGATGTAGGGAGGAAGTAAAGAAAGGCTGGTGAGTAGTTCGGCTAAGGCTCTGCCTTAGTCGAACATATCTTGCCAGGCTCCGCCTGGCTTTTAAACATTATGCAGGCAGCAGCCTGCATGGATAGATTCGACTAAGGCAGAGCCTTAGCCGAACGCATCCAGTTCTAGTTTTTTCCATTTTTTTTATGGAATTTCGTGTGGTGGTGAATCCATTAATAAACTCTACATGAAAAAAATACTTGTTGCAGCTTTTTGCCTGGCTGCATTGATCATTCCTTCCCATGCCGTGAATCTGACACCTGAAAAACAAGCAGAGGTAAGGAAAGCTATTGACAAGCTGGCTGAATCGTATAATATTCCTGATTTTGCCATTGTGATCGTAAACAGGGATTCCGCTTTAATGACCTATGAAAAAAACCCTGAAAACGCAGGTAAAAATTACCTTATCGGCTCCTGCTCCAAATCGTTTACGGCACTGGCCATCATGAAGCTTGTTAATGAAAAGATTATTGACCTCGATGCACCCGTAAAACAGTACCTTCCATGGTTCACTATGAAGAATCCTGAATATGCCAAAAAGGTAACAGTGCGTAACCTGTTGAACCAGAAAAGCGGCTTCAGACGTGAAAACGGGTTTTTCGACAGAAGAACGGCAACAGTTTCCGAATTTGAACTGAAACTGACGAATTATATAAGACGGATCGATGTGAAATCGGAGCCGGGTAAGACTTTTGAATATTCAAATCTCAATTATGTATTGCTTGGCCTCATTGTAAGACATGTGACCGGCCATCCCTATGCTGATTACATAAGCCAGTATGTTATGCCGGAAGCGGGAATGACGGATACATGGCTGACCGAAAAGGAAAACAACCAGCATAATTTAATTCAACCCTACCAGTATAGTATTTTCATGATGCCTTCCAAATCAAGGTTCTACTTTTATTCCGATTATATTCTGCCTGCAGGTTATATCAGCAGTACAATCAATGATATCGGTAGTTACCTGCGGTATATGCTCAACCGTACGGTTTCCGACAAGGGGGATACCGTCCTTTCCGCTCAGAATTATGATCTCCTCACAGGCGCAGGGCAATCAGGTTATGCAATGGGATGGTTCCGGTATAAGGATGACTCAATAGACATAGTGAACCATTCGGGTCTTGATGAAAATTATGCTTCATCTTTTCTTTTCATGCCTGAAACCGGTATAGGCATAGGCATTCTGAGCAATATCAATACAATGGAATTCTGTGCCAGGGCTGATCAGCAAATCCGGTCAATTCTGCTGAAAGGAAAACCTGCTGTCACTCCCTCGTTTTCAATGGAAAAATTCATGAGGTGGACAGCCTGTATTCTGCCCATACTGATCCTGATCCTGCTTATTTACAATATGGGGAGATGGATTAAAAATGATTTCCAGGCAGAGTTTGTTCCCGGCTGGAAGCCTAACGTCCGGCTGATTATTGGTGTGGGGCTTAGTTTATTCCTTCTGTTTACTGTTTTGGGTGCTTTCCAGATGCCATTGGGCAAAGCCATTCGTTTTGCACCTGATATCGGCTGGGGATTGATCCTGATAGCCGCTTTAGGGGTGTTCAGCTCCTTGGTGAGGTATTTCAGCAATATTCCTAAATATCGTGAAGAGTAACAAAAAAAACGACCTGTCAGCGTCGCAGACCTGACAGCGTCGTTTTTATTATACTTCTTAATCCATCACACACCGGCAGGATTTGCCTATTGTAATGGGACTATCATAACGATATATCTTTTCAAAACTCTTATTGAGTTCATGAGTCCATGCATTCAGTCCCATGCCCATAGTGGTTGTCCAGAATGAGGCATAATCTCCCATTCCGCCCGCGCCGCTGTTCATTGTATATGCGCCTGCCGGAAGTGCAGTGAATCCACTTTCATTTGTAGCTCCGGTATTGGGCTCTTTCCAATGAGCGGTGCCGGCTTCCTTCATTTTCCCGCCTTCATTGGTGCCAATCTGGCCACTCTGCGGCTGGTCGTAAACTAATCCGAGTTCCTTTTCCATCTGAATAAACTCAGCATCCGAAGGGGCATGCCATCCTTCAGGACACACACCGCGACTGTCGGTTAAAACAGCCTGGGTATATAATCTTCCGTATAATTCTACATTCGCTTCATCTCCACCGGCAGGCCATTGATAAACAGGATAATTGCCATCAGGAAAATGGTCCAGGGTAGGAATCTCATCACCATTCCTGAAATGCTTTGTTTTCAGGTTTTCAGCAAACCAGGTTTGTGACCCGATAGTGACTGTTTTGTAAGTGTTACCTTCGGTGTCGGTTATTTTATTGCCGTCACCTTCATCATCGCTGTCTGAAGGTTCACAACTAACACTGATTAATGGCAATGCCATCAGCACTGCAAAGCGCAAGAATTTGAACATCATGTGAATTGAAAATTAATACTTTAGCTACTCTTGAGATTTTCGCTATCCTCTCTGTACTCTGTTAGGTTTTCCAGTCAGCCCCCGGGTTTGTTTGAAGGGTTTATTTACGATACGGAGATTTTTTTCAGAGGGTTACTTATTCAGACTGAATAAATTTATTTTCCCCGACTAACAGTAACAGCCTAACAACTCAAGTTGCTATCATAGACGTTTCGGCTCCGGTAGGATCGACATTATGGTGAATGTAATATTAATAACGATAATGTCGCTCCTGCCGGAGCTCAAGGTATATAAGGATTGTATTTAGCTACCATAAATGTCGGCCCTAACGGGCCTGTAGCTTAAACCTCCGGCTTAAGCCTCATGTAAACCAATAAGTAATAAGTAGCAACGTGAGTTAGTAGCCCAGTAGCCAGCCTAATAGCCTAATAGCCTAATAGCCTAATAAACAAACCCCTTCTTCCATTTGTTAATCCGGTAAAATCCTTGGAATTATGGCCGGAATAGATGATCATTTCAAAATACTTACCACCCAGCAGGGTAATTTTAAATACGTTGACCTTATCAAACTGAATAGCGAAGGCTATGGCGTTGATACCTTCCCTTTTTCCATCCGGATATTGCTCGAAAATATTATCCGGAATTACAACGGTAACACTTTCAACGATCAGCATTTAAAGAATATTCTCGGTTGGACACCGCAGCCGAAACAGGTTGAGATACCGTATCTGCCGGCCAGGGTGCTGATGCAGGACTTTACCGGAGTACCGTCAATTGTGGATATTGCTTCCATACGGTCAGAAGTCGCCCGCAAAGGCAAAAACCCGCAGCTCATCAACCCGCAGGTACCTGTTGATCTGATCATCGACCATTCTGTTCAGGTTGATTTTTTCGGCACCATGTATTCCTATGAAAGAAATGTCGAACTTGAATATGCCCGGAACCATGAACGGTATTCGCTCCTCAAATGGGCCAAATCGTCATTCCAGAATTTCAATGTGCTTCCCCCCGGAATGGGTATCTGTCACCAGGTGAACCTTGAATACCTGGCCAAAGTGGTGGTCATTAACGAACATATGATATACCCCGACACCCTGGTGGGCACAGACTCTCATACTCCGATGGTAAACGGAATCGGTGTAGTGGGCTGGGGCGTCGGCGGCATAGAAGCTGAAGCAGTCATGCTCGGCCAGCCTGTATATTTTATGATGCCGGAAGTGATTGGGTTAAAACTCACGGGGAGGCTTCATGAAGGAACCACATCCACTGACCTTGTGCTTACGGTTGCCGAATTACTCAGAAAAAAAGGAGTTGTAGGTAAGTTCGTCGAAGTCTTCGGTGACGGGTTGAATCTTCTTACCGTACCTGACAGGGCTACTATCTCCAACATGTCGCCTGAATTCGGGTGCACCATTACCTATTTTCCGCCAGATCATAAAACTATGGAGTATCTTAAAGTCACAGGTCGCGATCCGAAACACATTGAAATGACCGAAACCTACCTGAAATCAAATCTCCTGTGGCGTGAAAACGAAGATAAGATCAATTATACCGAAGTGCTTGAACTGGACATGGGCACTGTGGTTCCTTCGCTGGCGGGACCAAAGAGACCGCAGGACAAAATACCCCTGAACCATGTGAAGGACAGGTTTATTGAAATCCTGGACACTAATTATAAACGCGGTTATGTGATATATGACGACCGCGGTGAATCAAGGTGGACCGATGAAGGAGGGCATCCGGAGGGATACCACCCTGTGCGGGATGAAGACCCGAAACAGCTTGAACAAACCGGTATCGAAGTACTTGAAAGGACGCAGGTCAAGCAGCACGGGATGAGAAGTGTGAAGATAAAAGTTCCGGATTCCGAGTACCTTCTGAGCGACGGATCGCTTGTAATTGCAGCCATAACAAGCTGTACCAACACATCCAATCCGAGTGTCATGCTGGGAGCTGGTCTCCTGGCAAGGAAAGCCGTTGAAAAGGGACTTGACACAAAGCCCTGGGTTAAAACCAGCCTGGCTCCCGGGTCAAAAGTAGTTACTGAATATCTCCAGAAAAGTCATTTGCTTCCGTTCCTTGAAGCTCTTGGCTTTCATGTGGTGGGCTATGGTTGCACTACATGTATTGGAAATACCGGTCCTCTACCCGTTCATATCAGTAGGGCAATTACGGATCATGACCTGATTGTCGGTGCAATCCTTTCGGGAAACCGTAATTACGAAGCCCGTATCCATCCGCTGATCAAAATGAATTTCCTGGCTTCCCCCATGCTGGTTGTCGCTTATGCCATTGCCGGAAGGATCGATATCAACTTTAAGGAAGAGCCCGTCGCCCTTGATAAAAACCTGGAACCGGTTTACCTGGGCGATATATGGCCTTCATCAGATGAAATCCAGGAATTAATGGGCAAAGTAGTAACTGCCGGGGATTACCTTTCAAACTATTCGCACATTTTCCAGGGCGATGAAAAATGGCAGGCCCTTGAAGCCCCTTCAAGCCAGGTATACCAGTGGGATGAAAATTCGACCTACATAAAAGAAGCACCGTTTTTTCATATCAGTGACAGTCCCGAAAAAATTAAAAATATTAAAGGAGCCCGGATTTTCCTTAAGCTGGGCGACTCAGTAACCACCGATCACATTTCACCTGCAGGTTCAATAGGAGAAAATTCAGCGGCCGGTCAATACCTGAAATTAAAAGGGATCGACCGTGTTGATTTCAATTCTTATGGATCAAGGCGCGGTAATCATGAGGTGATGGTAAGAGGAACATTCGCCAATGTGAGGTTAAAGAATGAACTGGTTAATAAGGAAGGATCTTTTACTGTCTTTTATCCCACCGGCGAAACCATGTCGGTATATGAAGCCTCTGAAAAGTACAAAGAAAAAGGAATTCCTCTTGTCATCATTGCCGGTAAGGAATATGGCAGCGGATCTTCGCGCGACTGGGCTGCCAAGGGCGTTTCCCTGCTGGGGGTAAAAGCGATTATTGCTGAAAGTTTTGAAAGAATACACCGGAGCAACCTGGTGGGCATGGGAGTACTTCCTTTGCAGTTCCAGCCCGGAGAGAGCATTACATCCCTTGAACTAAAGGGTGATGAAACGCTTGATATTGAAGACCTGGATGAAATAACTCCCGGAAAGGTGATGAATGTGACTGTTACCAAATCAACCGGAACGGTGAGCGTTATTCATGTCATTGCCCGACTGGATTCTTCGGTTGAAGTGATGTATTATCGCAACGGCGGAATACTCCAGTATGTGCTGAGAAACTTCCTGGACCGTACGACCTGACAGAGTGCCATTTTTTTCGTAGCTTAGCTGTTACGACAAATAAACCTTCTATGCGGGTTAATTACCTTATTTTAGCCCTGGCCATTTCAATTAATCTGTGTGCACAGGAAATAAACCTGCAGTATTTCATCAATCAGGCACTTCGAAACAATCCGCAGTTAAGCGATTACCGGAATCAAATCGGGATAAACAAAATCGACAGTTTGCAGATACATGCCAAAAACGGTTTCCAGGTAAGTGCTGTAAGTAATAATTACTACGCACCTGTAATTGATGGCTGGGGTTATGACGAAATTGTTACCGACATTGCGAATATTACGGCACAACTATCGGTCAATAAAGAAATTACCGGCCGGTCAAACCTGATGAACCAGTACCGGTTATTGCAAGCCGAAAATCAATCGCTGGTTAATTCATATATCCTGGCTGAAAAAGAAATTATAAAAGATATTACCATACAGTATATTAACGCTTACGGCTCCTACAGGGAGTATTTATATAACCGGGAGGTGCTGAATCTTCTGCAACAACAGGATGTTTTAATTAGAAGGCTTACTGAACAGAACACTTTCAGCCAGGCCGAATACCTTACGTTTTTAATAGCGCTCGGACAGCAGAAATCCAAAACCATTGAAGCAGCCGGACAATACAGGAATGACCTGTCTTCACTGAATTACCTTTGCGGAATACTGGATACCACTTCAGTTATTTTACCTGAACCCTTAATTGACAGGCTGGCTTCATCTGAGGCTAAAAATTCGGAGTATTACAAGGCTTTTATAAACGACAGCCTTAAACTTTCCATCCGGGACAGACAGGTTGATTTCTCTTACCGTCCTAAAGTAAGTCTTTTCGGCGACGCCGGCTATTATTCATCCTGGATGTTTCAACCATGGAAAAACTTTGGCGCAAGCGCCGGAATCAGTTTCACCATGCCCATTTATGACGGGCGGCAACGAAAAATGGAGCATGATAAAATATACCTGCAGGAACAAACCCGGCTGAACTACAAAAATTATTTCGTCAATCAGTTTAGCCAGCAATTGTTTCAACTTTCAGCACAAATCAGTAATAATGAAAAAGTCTCAACAGTACTTTCCAACCAGGTTGATTATTCAAAAGCCCTTATTGATGCGGATCACAAATTACTTGAAACCGGTGACATCCGGATCACCGAGTATATCCTGGCTATAAACAATTACCTGGAAATTCGCCAGGCGCTTATAAAAAACTCAATTGAGAGAAATTTACTTATAACTCAATTTAATTATTGGAGCGGGTCAAAATGAAAAATCACTGTCTATTGATTCTTATTCCTGCGCTGTTTGTATTTTCATGTAAACCGGCAAATGAACAGGCCGAAGAGAAAGCAACAGAAACAGTCACACCCGTTACAGTCACAGGCATATCATCCGGAGCACTTGCCGATACTGTATTACTGAATGCCACATCAAAATTCCTTGTAAAAACAAATGTGAATGCTTCTGTAACCGGGTACCTGGGCAGTATGAACCTGGTGCCCGGTCAAAAAGTAGCAAAGGGTCAGACTCTGTTTCATATCCGGTCAAAAGAATCCGTATCCGTTGGAAACGTCATAAGCAAACTTGACACATCCTTTCATTTCAACGGTATACTTGAAGTAAGATCACCGGCAAACGGGTTCATCACTGAAATTGCACATCAACAGGGCGATTATGTACAGGAAGGAGAATCCCTGGCCGTCATCAG is a window encoding:
- a CDS encoding bifunctional YncE family protein/alkaline phosphatase family protein, with translation MSRIISLCLALLACSWSQLSSQTLPQIESKRVELPNGWKLTPVGNLLPLGDLPLNIAVSPSKKLVAVTNNGQSDQMVELIDVPTSKILDTVVMDKSWLGLVFSSDSKSLYASGGNDNFIIRFLIVRNKLVPADTFVFGKPWPVKISIAGIAVDDSRKILYTVTKENNSLYVFDMATRQIKGVFPLGGEGYTCLLSPDRRMLYISCWGCNKVMMFNTDKMQFSGVVAVGDNPNELCLSEKGDLLFVANANDNTVSVISTKERRVIETLNCALFPNAPEGSTTNGLALSEDGKTLYAANADNNCLAVFEISEPGKSRSKGFIPTGWYPTCVRVIGKTILVANGKGLTSKPNPFGPNPAGKNEDVAYQKAGKKVKEQYIGGLFRGTLSILPEPDEAQLSAYSQAVYHNSPYNQTSDYLSEGEEGNPIPMRVGDASPIKYVFYIIKENRTYDQVLGDIPQGNGDPSLVLFGENITPNQHAIAREFVLLDNFYVNGEVSADGHNWSLGAYATDYLEKNWPTNYSDRGGTYDSEGTREIANNKHFIWDICKRYGVSYRTYGEFADDYKANIPVLEGHFCTFFTSWDQRVRDTVRFGQWKRDFDSLLAFNAVPKFNSLRFINDHTEGLSFGRPTPFAHAADNDLAVGMFVDYLSHSKIWNECAIFIVEDDAQNGPDHVDAHRTTAYVAGGFVKDGYVDHTLYSTSSMLRTIELILGIPPMSQYDASATPMWRCFNSTAAHRSFDARPISVDLNDKNMKISEWSKMSDSFNFAKEDRVPDADFNTVIWKAVKGLEAECPAPVHSAFFTAGEIEDED
- a CDS encoding DUF4407 domain-containing protein, with amino-acid sequence MKNLWLRTGCYLTGHNYEIISNSSEASSKTVKKFLSAILIVGILWAFIGYSFAKRYLHGDILVSSIVALIMVIIVIQIERQIIMSVGRNKMVILFRVLIGIVMAVIGSVIIDQIIFKDDVEKNKISKLQEEVNAILPVKTNELDYQIKQIDSVILVKEAERAAVIEELAKKPFIKSASTETRHLSTNFTDRKGVTRDTIVKRTDYTLTDVPNPKADLLPGINDQIDQLRKQKVEKENSKINIRQEIEADLKSKTGFLDELQVLFNLLLSSPIALFVWIMFFLFFMSLEILVLVNKFGEGHNDYDKIISHQMETRISMLDKIGK
- a CDS encoding ACT domain-containing protein produces the protein MSGEANFSRLIKSMKPVLNEGEYVFCSFSDASQVDLKEVICIFREKEGFSVIFPKTLADEKKYPYTFVSSWITLTIHSSLEAVGLTAAVSRALAENNLSCNVVAGYHHDHVFVARRDTERAMRILMDVGRK
- a CDS encoding serine hydrolase domain-containing protein, which gives rise to MKKILVAAFCLAALIIPSHAVNLTPEKQAEVRKAIDKLAESYNIPDFAIVIVNRDSALMTYEKNPENAGKNYLIGSCSKSFTALAIMKLVNEKIIDLDAPVKQYLPWFTMKNPEYAKKVTVRNLLNQKSGFRRENGFFDRRTATVSEFELKLTNYIRRIDVKSEPGKTFEYSNLNYVLLGLIVRHVTGHPYADYISQYVMPEAGMTDTWLTEKENNQHNLIQPYQYSIFMMPSKSRFYFYSDYILPAGYISSTINDIGSYLRYMLNRTVSDKGDTVLSAQNYDLLTGAGQSGYAMGWFRYKDDSIDIVNHSGLDENYASSFLFMPETGIGIGILSNINTMEFCARADQQIRSILLKGKPAVTPSFSMEKFMRWTACILPILILILLIYNMGRWIKNDFQAEFVPGWKPNVRLIIGVGLSLFLLFTVLGAFQMPLGKAIRFAPDIGWGLILIAALGVFSSLVRYFSNIPKYREE
- a CDS encoding fibrobacter succinogenes major paralogous domain-containing protein — its product is MMFKFLRFAVLMALPLISVSCEPSDSDDEGDGNKITDTEGNTYKTVTIGSQTWFAENLKTKHFRNGDEIPTLDHFPDGNYPVYQWPAGGDEANVELYGRLYTQAVLTDSRGVCPEGWHAPSDAEFIQMEKELGLVYDQPQSGQIGTNEGGKMKEAGTAHWKEPNTGATNESGFTALPAGAYTMNSGAGGMGDYASFWTTTMGMGLNAWTHELNKSFEKIYRYDSPITIGKSCRCVMD
- a CDS encoding aconitate hydratase, whose translation is MAGIDDHFKILTTQQGNFKYVDLIKLNSEGYGVDTFPFSIRILLENIIRNYNGNTFNDQHLKNILGWTPQPKQVEIPYLPARVLMQDFTGVPSIVDIASIRSEVARKGKNPQLINPQVPVDLIIDHSVQVDFFGTMYSYERNVELEYARNHERYSLLKWAKSSFQNFNVLPPGMGICHQVNLEYLAKVVVINEHMIYPDTLVGTDSHTPMVNGIGVVGWGVGGIEAEAVMLGQPVYFMMPEVIGLKLTGRLHEGTTSTDLVLTVAELLRKKGVVGKFVEVFGDGLNLLTVPDRATISNMSPEFGCTITYFPPDHKTMEYLKVTGRDPKHIEMTETYLKSNLLWRENEDKINYTEVLELDMGTVVPSLAGPKRPQDKIPLNHVKDRFIEILDTNYKRGYVIYDDRGESRWTDEGGHPEGYHPVRDEDPKQLEQTGIEVLERTQVKQHGMRSVKIKVPDSEYLLSDGSLVIAAITSCTNTSNPSVMLGAGLLARKAVEKGLDTKPWVKTSLAPGSKVVTEYLQKSHLLPFLEALGFHVVGYGCTTCIGNTGPLPVHISRAITDHDLIVGAILSGNRNYEARIHPLIKMNFLASPMLVVAYAIAGRIDINFKEEPVALDKNLEPVYLGDIWPSSDEIQELMGKVVTAGDYLSNYSHIFQGDEKWQALEAPSSQVYQWDENSTYIKEAPFFHISDSPEKIKNIKGARIFLKLGDSVTTDHISPAGSIGENSAAGQYLKLKGIDRVDFNSYGSRRGNHEVMVRGTFANVRLKNELVNKEGSFTVFYPTGETMSVYEASEKYKEKGIPLVIIAGKEYGSGSSRDWAAKGVSLLGVKAIIAESFERIHRSNLVGMGVLPLQFQPGESITSLELKGDETLDIEDLDEITPGKVMNVTVTKSTGTVSVIHVIARLDSSVEVMYYRNGGILQYVLRNFLDRTT
- a CDS encoding TolC family protein, whose protein sequence is MRVNYLILALAISINLCAQEINLQYFINQALRNNPQLSDYRNQIGINKIDSLQIHAKNGFQVSAVSNNYYAPVIDGWGYDEIVTDIANITAQLSVNKEITGRSNLMNQYRLLQAENQSLVNSYILAEKEIIKDITIQYINAYGSYREYLYNREVLNLLQQQDVLIRRLTEQNTFSQAEYLTFLIALGQQKSKTIEAAGQYRNDLSSLNYLCGILDTTSVILPEPLIDRLASSEAKNSEYYKAFINDSLKLSIRDRQVDFSYRPKVSLFGDAGYYSSWMFQPWKNFGASAGISFTMPIYDGRQRKMEHDKIYLQEQTRLNYKNYFVNQFSQQLFQLSAQISNNEKVSTVLSNQVDYSKALIDADHKLLETGDIRITEYILAINNYLEIRQALIKNSIERNLLITQFNYWSGSK